In Rutidosis leptorrhynchoides isolate AG116_Rl617_1_P2 chromosome 2, CSIRO_AGI_Rlap_v1, whole genome shotgun sequence, one genomic interval encodes:
- the LOC139893511 gene encoding proliferating cell nuclear antigen-like, with product MLELRLVQGSLLKKVMESIKDLVNDANFDCSSTGFSLQAMDSSHVALVSLLLRSEGFEHYRCDRSLSMGMNLGNMAKMLRCAGNDDIVTIKADDGGDCVTFMFESPNQDKISDFEMKLMDIDSEHLGIPEAEYDSIVRMPSSEFARICKDLSTIGDTVVISVTKEGVKFSTKGDIGTANIVLRQNTSVDKPEDATLIEMETPVSLTFALRYMNSFAKATPLASQVTVSLSSELPVVVEYKIAEMGYLRFYLAPKIEEDEEMGGQQAEPQPKTKKQPEKKPTSEPETNGEPPKRRVMNVDLDEEEEELKPQIVTEPKSAGDYVEVIGSKAGTGIVKPKQEINGDEDVKPNIEKETNGEAETMDVE from the exons ATGTTGGAATTAAGGTTAGTGCAGGGGAGTCTATTGAAGAAAGTGATGGAATCGATCAAAGATCTAGTGAATGACGCAAACTTCGACTGTTCATCCACTGGATTCTCACTTCAAGCAATGGATTCAAGCCACGTGGCGCTCGTATCGCTTCTTCTCAGATCTGAGGGTTTCGAACATTACAGGTGCGATCGTAGCTTATCGATGGGAATGAATCTCGGTAACATGGCTAAAATGCTCCGGTGTGCAGGAAACGATGATATCGTCACTATTAAGGCTGATGACGGCGGTGATTGCGTCACTTTCATGTTTGAAAGCCCTA ATCAAGACAAGATATCTGATTTTGAGATGAAGCTAATGGACATAGACAGTGAGCACCTTGGTATCCCAGAAGCAGAGTATGACTCTATTGTTCGAATGCCATCGTCTGAGTTTGCCAGAATCTGCAAAGATCTTAGCACCATTGGGGACACTG ttgtgataTCTGTTACAAAGGAAGGTGTAAAGTTTTCAACCAAAGGTGACATTGGCACTGCAAATATTGTGCTGAGACAAAACACTTCTGTTGATAAG CCAGAAGATGCTACATTGATCGAAATGGAGACACCTGTTTCATTGACATTTGCACTGAGGTACATGAATTCTTTCGCGAAGGCGACTCCATTGGCAAGCCAAGTGACAGTGAGCTTATCTTCTGAACTGCCTGTTGTGGTTGAATACAAGATTGCAGAAATGGGTTATTTAAGGTTTTACTTGGCTCCAaagattgaagaagatgaagagatGGGTGGTCAACAAGCTGAACCACAGCCGAAAACAAAGAAACAGCCAGAGAAAAAGCCAACATCTGAGCCTGAAACCAATGGTGAGCCACCTAAACGTCGGGTAATGAATGTTGACCTTGATGAAGAAGAAGAGGAATTAAAGCCACAGATTGTAACTGAGCCTAAAAGTGCAGGTGACTATGTTGAAGTTATTGGTTCTAAGGCTGGGACTGGCATTGTTAAGCCCAAACAAGAGATTAATGGGGATGAAGATGTGAAGCCTAATATTGAGAAAGAAACTAATGGTGAAGCTGAAACAATGGATGTGGAGTAG
- the LOC139893512 gene encoding probable sugar phosphate/phosphate translocator At3g11320, which yields MSAIKTLPSTRFFTIGLVTSWYSSNIGVLLLNKYLLSNYGFKYPIFLTMCHMTACALLSYIAIAWLKMVPMQTIRSRVQFLKISALSLIFCGSVVSGNISLRYLPVSFNQAIGATTPFFTAVFAYLMTLKKEAWLTYATLIPVVTGVIIASGGEPSFHLFGFIMCVGATAARALKTVVQGILLSSEGEKLNSMNLLLYMAPIAVVLLLPATLYMEENVVGITIALARQDFGIVWLLLFNSALAYFVNLTNFLVTKHTSALTLQVLGNAKGAVAVVVSILIFRNPVSVTGMAGYTLTVIGVILYSEAKKRSNK from the exons ATGTCGGCAATAAAAACCCTACCGTCAACCCGATTTTTCACAATCGGGTTAGTGACGTCATGGTACTCATCAAACATTGGGGTTTTATTGCTGAACAAGTATTTGTTAAGCAATTACGGGTTCAAGTACCCGATATTTTTAACCATGTGTCATATGACAGCTTGTGCATTGTTAAGTTACATTGCAATAGCATGGTTAAAAATGGTGCCAATGCAAACTATTAGATCTAGGGTTCAGTTTTTAAAAATATCTGCATTGAGTTTAATATTTTGTGGTTCTGTTGTTAGTGGTAATATATCTCTTAGGTATTTACCTGTTTCATTTAATCAAGCTATTGGTGCTACGACGCCGTTTTTTACTGCGGTTTTCGCGTATTTGATGACGTTGAAGAAGGAAGCTTGGCTTACTTATGCTACACTTATTCCTGTTGTCACTGGTGTTATTATTGCTAGTGGG GGTGAACCGAGTTTTCATCTATTCGGGTTTATAATGTGTGTTGGTGCTACTGCTGCAAGAGCACTCAAAACAGTGGTTCAGGGGATATTGCTTTCTTCTGAAGG ggaGAAGTTGAATTCTATGAATCTTCTTTTGTACATGGCGCCTATTGCTGTTGTACTTCTGCTTCCGGCAACGCTATACATGGAAGAAAATGTTGTTGGCATAACTATAGCCCTTGCTAGACAAGATTTTGGGATTGTTTGGTTGTTACTGTTCAACTCTGCACTTGCATACTTTGTCAACTTAACCAACTTTTTGGTCACAAAACATACCAGTGCTCTTACGCTTCAG GTGCTGGGGAACGCAAAGGGGGCTGTTGCAGTGGTcgtttcaatactaatatttagaaATCCAGTTTCTGTAACTGGGATGGCTGGATACACACTCACAGTTATTGGAGTTATTCTTTATAGTGAAGCCAAAAAGCGTAGCAACAAATGA